One window from the genome of Entelurus aequoreus isolate RoL-2023_Sb linkage group LG04, RoL_Eaeq_v1.1, whole genome shotgun sequence encodes:
- the syce3 gene encoding synaptonemal complex central element protein 3, translating into MTDSTSPPGLTYSTEDSLELNEFLERMIEDMENISVQLTWMAYDMVALRTDPALWSSMLQLEEARLLCSVAVRGDPQQEPRTST; encoded by the exons ATGACCGACTCCACGTCACCTCCTGGGCTGACATACAGCACTGAAGACTCGCTGGAGCTCAATGAGTTTTTGGAGAGAATGATAGAAGACATGGAAAACATATCAG TGCAGCTGACATGGATGGCGTATGACATGGTGGCGCTGCGGACCGACCCCGCACTGTGGAGCTCCATGCTGCAACTGGAGGAGGCTCGCCTCCTATGTTCGGTCGCTGTGAGAGGTGACCCGCAGCAGGAGCCACGCACTTCcacgtga
- the foxi3b gene encoding forkhead box protein I3-B isoform X1 codes for MSTFETQDQSPPRCGPQFPSLGQEPPELSLYSDCYYPPPSLPSPQRTTPTSYELSEFSTASANPYLWFNGSGINTPSYLTTNGPPGNPGPPFVPQHYGMQRPYLGATGAGGPGGELSWFSLPSQEDLMKLVRPPYSYSALIAMAIHGAPDRRLTLSQIYQYVADNFPFYNKSKAGWQNSIRHNLSLNDCFKKVPRDEDDPGKGNYWTLDPNCEKMFDNGNFRRKRKRKSDSLSGVEGGSGATESGESDRGSPKLSANSALNISPTPDRIPSPSSSGATPCLSSFLSEMSGVTAGSANDVGGDGLIRPLQVNLPMDGPHRLPQPGSFSSYSPNSAGREWLPQVQASPVLSSSPTHSSLGYSSPILSQYSGSSGHFYPPLGSTGIIYHREGTEV; via the exons ATGTCTACATTTGAGACACAGGACCAGTCTCCACCACGCTGTGGCCCTCAATTTCCGAGCCTCGGCCAGGAGCCTCCTGAACTCAGCTTGTACAGTGACTGTTACTACCCTCCGCCATCACTGCCAAGTCCTCAGCGTACCACACCGACATCATACGAGCTGAGCGAATTCAGCACTGCCTCCGCTAACCCTTACCTTTGGTTCAACGGCTCTGGGATCAACACACCATCATACCTGACCACCAACGGGCCACCAGGCAACCCCGGCCCTCCCTTTGTCCCGCAGCACTACGGCATGCAGAGGCCTTACCTCGGTGCTACAGGTGCTGGAGGCCCAGGAGGGGAGTTGAGCTGGTTTTCCCTGCCTTCACAAGAGGACTTGATGAAGCTGGTCAGACCCCCTTATTCTTACTCCGCTCTCATCGCCATGGCTATCCACGGAGCACCAGACCGCAGGCTGACCCTGAGTCAGATCTACCAATACGTCGCAGACAACTTCCCTTTCTACAACAAGAGTAAAGCAGGCTGGCAAAATTCCATCAGACACAACCTGTCACTCAATGACTGCTTCAAAAAAGTACCAAGAGATGAAGACGATCCAG GCAAGGGCAACTACTGGACACTCGACCCAAACTGTGAAAAGATGTTCGACAATGGAAACTTCCGTCGCAAAAGGAAGAGAAAGTCAGACTCCCTTTCTGGTGTCGAAGGTGGTTCAGGGGCCACTGAGTCAGGTGAGAGTGACAGGGGAAGTCCCAAACTCTCTGCCAACTCTGCCCTTAACATCTCCCCAACACCGGACAGAATTCCTTCTCCGTCATCGTCTGGTGCTACACCTTGTCTAAGCAGCTTCCTATCCGAGATGTCAGGAGTGACTGCTGGATCTGCCAATGATGTGGGAGGTGATGGCTTGATCCGACCCCTGCAGGTCAACCTCCCCATGGATGGGCCTCACAGGCTTCCACAGCCTGGAAGTTTTAGTAGCTACTCCCCAAACTCAGCTGGCCGAGAATGGCTTCCACAGGTGCAAGCTTCCCCTGTGCTCTCCTCTTCACCCACCCACTCTTCACTGGGGTACTCAAGTCCAATCCTGAGCCAGTACAGTGGGTCCAGCGGACACTTCTACCCCCCGCTGGGCTCAACGGGAATCATCTATCACCGCGAGGGCACTGAGGTTTAA
- the foxi3b gene encoding forkhead box protein I3-B isoform X2 encodes MSTFETQDQSPPRCGPQFPSLGQEPPELSLYSDCYYPPPSLPSPQRTTPTSYELSEFSTASANPYLWFNGSGINTPSYLTTNGPPGNPGPPFVPQHYGMQRPYLGATGAGGPGGELSWFSLPSQEDLMKLVRPPYSYSALIAMAIHGAPDRRLTLSQIYQYVADNFPFYNKSKAGWQNSIRHNLSLNDCFKKVPRDEDDPGKGNYWTLDPNCEKMFDNGNFRRKRKRKSDSLSGVEGGSGATESEFLLRHRLVLHLV; translated from the exons ATGTCTACATTTGAGACACAGGACCAGTCTCCACCACGCTGTGGCCCTCAATTTCCGAGCCTCGGCCAGGAGCCTCCTGAACTCAGCTTGTACAGTGACTGTTACTACCCTCCGCCATCACTGCCAAGTCCTCAGCGTACCACACCGACATCATACGAGCTGAGCGAATTCAGCACTGCCTCCGCTAACCCTTACCTTTGGTTCAACGGCTCTGGGATCAACACACCATCATACCTGACCACCAACGGGCCACCAGGCAACCCCGGCCCTCCCTTTGTCCCGCAGCACTACGGCATGCAGAGGCCTTACCTCGGTGCTACAGGTGCTGGAGGCCCAGGAGGGGAGTTGAGCTGGTTTTCCCTGCCTTCACAAGAGGACTTGATGAAGCTGGTCAGACCCCCTTATTCTTACTCCGCTCTCATCGCCATGGCTATCCACGGAGCACCAGACCGCAGGCTGACCCTGAGTCAGATCTACCAATACGTCGCAGACAACTTCCCTTTCTACAACAAGAGTAAAGCAGGCTGGCAAAATTCCATCAGACACAACCTGTCACTCAATGACTGCTTCAAAAAAGTACCAAGAGATGAAGACGATCCAG GCAAGGGCAACTACTGGACACTCGACCCAAACTGTGAAAAGATGTTCGACAATGGAAACTTCCGTCGCAAAAGGAAGAGAAAGTCAGACTCCCTTTCTGGTGTCGAAGGTGGTTCAGGGGCCACTGAGTCAG AATTCCTTCTCCGTCATCGTCTGGTGCTACACCTTGTCTAA